Genomic DNA from Limanda limanda chromosome 8, fLimLim1.1, whole genome shotgun sequence:
CTGAGTacccctgaagctgcagcaatGTGGGCTCTGTGTCCCTCGCTACTTAATTACTACAAATTACTACTAattatttatatgtaaataaCCTTGCCGCTGTTTGTCTCCAATGAACACATCTCCTGATTCTGGTGTCTTTATACTCATGTGCAATGAGTTTACTGTTTCAATGTCCCTCATGTTGCCTCTTTTGTTACTCCAGTACCTTCCATATACGAATCTGAGAGGGCCAAGTGGAAGCTTTCCAAGGTCGACGGCGTGATGAACCTCAAGACTCTACCTGAACTGTGTCCTGGCCACAGCACAGTGCCTGTCCTCCATTCCCATCgtcaaaaagaaaatcagttcTCTTTGGCTTCATTGAAGTCTGCCGAGTTAGAAATCAAGATATTGGGTAAAGATAGAATCCCAGGACGCTGGATTTCTCGACTGgagatgaaaatgtattttccttttattaCTTATTAAGGGCTTGACCTGGTTTGGTCTCTCGTTGGGAAAACACTTCATTCTTCAACATTTGAAGTTTGAAAAATGGGAAATGAAACGAGTCTAAAATAAGCCAGTCGTCTCCGGATTGCTGCTTATACTTAAAATGCGTATCTACCTACATTGCACATGTCTTCCTACAATGACACATAAGATATAAGGTTAAagtgaatgaaagcacagcattGGCGTTAAGGGCATACAGATATTCTCTACTATATGAGCTATGCAATATTTGTACATGCGGTGTGTTGCTTTAAGTCATGCTAGGTTGTGTTTCTCTGGCACGTTGACAATCATATATTCCTGTTCTCCGGGTTAAATGAAGGGCTCTGTTTTCTGAACTCATTGTGGTATCTTTCATCTGCCTCAGCCATTATCGTGAGATGGTAGTTACAGCCATCCTTTGGTTACTTCTCATGTTACAGTATTTTTATGTGACTTCAGGTACTTTTGATAAATGATTTTTTCCTGTGTGTACTGGTAGTTTGTGTGGTGAATTGCATTTGTGTCAATGCATCTGTGGGATTTGTTGTATGAATGAATAGTTTGAATCCAGGATCCCACACTTGCAGCAACATCACGTCCTTATAAGCATTTTGCCTCAACCCACCGGCCCATGATGATCAAGGAGAGTGCACAGTAAAGATCAGGAAATGAATGAGTGCACCTCCCCATCATAAGAGCCGTAATAACTTGTTAAGCAGGATGTGATCAAGAGCCAGCTGCCTCAGCATTCACAGGcatgattacattacattacacccacacacacaccccccccccccacacacacacacacacacacacacacacacacacacacacacacacacacacacacacacacacacctcatctcAGTGCAAGCTGCAGGAAACGGCCTCTGTCATGTGGGTCAATGATTAATGGGATCTGGTTTCCCGGCTGTTGGTAGCAGATTTGCATCAGGTATATTATACAAGGTACAGTgcacagtgttgttgttgtgcggCGGATGATTTTGGTACAGGATGCACGAAGGAGTCAGACGCTGGGTACATGCGTCTGATGGTCAGACCAGGCATCTGCTTAGAGTCAGACTGTAGTCATCTTTCAGTGGTTGCAAAATAAATGTGACCTGGTTAGTTGGTGCCGAGTCAGACAGATTCACGAAGTAGAAACTGGGACGCAagctacataaaaaaaaaacaaccatatGACAAACAACATGTCAGTGGTGTGTGTTGGGAGGAAACAGTTCAGGTTTGTTTCTAGTTGCCTGAAGCTCTTTgtaataatataacatataatataatatgtactGCAACAAGACATatacataaataattaaaacatttctactGTGTTCACTCAGATTGTGATCTATtgttacctcagccaaggaggttgtATTTCCCcccctgcctgtgtgtttgttggattGTGAACAAGATTGTACAAGAAGGACTGGAGGGATTACCACAACACTTGGTGGAATAATGCCCTTttggtcagagaagaacccaatcaattttggtgcagatctggatcaggaatATAGCACCACTTTTCTTTATCCCTGCTAGATTGGGAGCTAGATGGACCTTGTATGTGGcagcagacacaaaaacaaacaagcagcttCGGAGCAAACATCAAAATATAAGTTTACACAACAGAGCCACAATCTTATAGACCGTCCCAACTAAAATGGAGAGGACTTGATACTGAGTGTGGGGGCGGATGTTGAAGTCAGTTAAACAGTGAGCCTTCCGCAGGGCAGATAGTTAATTCACTCCATTATCTCCAGTTCCCTTTATGAGGCCAGTATCAAGGATTCGGGGCAACGCAGTGCTGATTGTGTGGCCTCATTAAATAACCGAGAACATCTGTTAATTATGATTCCAGCCGAGAAGCTTCTGGCTGGCTGTGATACTTGGGCAGTAAAGCAGCCCAAACGGTAAGCAACACTTTCTGAAGAAACTGAGTGAACCTCACACTGGTCTCTCTTCACGGGAccttgtttgtttacatttgagcTGCTACAGATGGTGACGACGACAGTGGAGGAAGGATACGAAAAGTATTTTGGAAATATTTATTACCAGTGTCTGTGTATTGGTTGATTTAGAACCAAATaataagaaagagagaaagaaagaaagaaagaaggattttggtgcagattaaAGGGCGGATACAGAATtatctttttcacttttttttttgttttatgacaaatgaatAGATAGATCTCCGCTGAAAGCCATGATTGTTCATGCATAAGAACTTTGTCCACGATGACTGAACAAACTCCCCCGCAGATGAAGGCCATGCCATTTGATGGAAAGTGCAGAGAGAAAACCAGTAAGTGGCCTTTGAGTTTAATTTTTTACTATTTCTGAGAACAAGATTCAACTTTAACATGGCTTCACAACTTTCTTAACACATTtgtaaacagtttaaaacaagtTATTATTGAGGATGAGTATTGTAATGAATAgtctgttaaatgtgttaagAGTCATTTATTAACTTACTTTAATTAACTAGCCTAATATCTGTTTATAAGCCTTATACACTATATTAGAGTGAGTTAACACAATTAACTACCGGTACATGTTTATGTCCTTGTGAATGTTACATTTATGGGGATTTACCAGTAGGGGAAATGCTTTTTTGAGTTATTGTAATTCACATCACAGCACATATGATTCAgtgtttctcttattttgcattaaaatgtgtaaatcGCACAAACTCATCATAGATGATGAGGCAGGTATGGCATCTTCTTTGTCTTTATGAGAAAGACTAACTTCTGTTACCCATTGACACTTTATCATCAAGATCCTCAACTGTGAAAGTTTCAGAAGTATCTAAATATTGTTATTGAAGTTTTATCTTCACAGAAATTCTACTTAGATCACAACAACTGTAATTGCGAATGAAAAGAGAATAATAAAAGAGACATTTGATCTTTTCTCTTCATTgctgtcatatacagacattcGAAATCTTTATGCAAATCCTGTTTCCCGTTAGTGAAGTGTTAAATACAATAGCCTCACACATGAGGGTTTTGTAGAATTTCCCCTTTATCATCATGACCTAATCATGTATTACTAGGATAGGTACTTGTAGGTGcttaactttctttaaaattgcaaGATAGGCTGTTAATTCTCAGTGTTGTAAACATTCATCAGTTTCCCAAGGAATAATACATGCatcttgttgaaaaaaaacCAGGTATGTTTATCGAACTGCAatttataagtgtgtgaaatttggtgcagctggTTTGAATTTGTATTTCATATTAGGAAATATATTTACACTGATGTCTTTTTAACTGCAACATATCTCCTTTTACCCCCAAACTCGGAGAAACCAGAAAATCATAGAGCCCATTGAATAAACTACATTTCACTGCACATCATAAActgttgaaataaaataagTCTCGAGGAAACACAATTTCACTATCGATCCATGTATTGATTTGTGTTAAATAAGTTGTTTTGGAAAAGTTCGGTACACAGTGTGCCTTTTATTTGGCTCATCTGGAAAATGCAAATACATCATaatctttaaataaatacaatcaaaacaaaaagacatttgAATATCTATGAACACATAAGTCTACGTTGAACATATAAAATAAGTTGTCACAGGTTGTATATTAGTAGCACAGTAGTGTCAGGTTAGCAGGAGTCAACAGGTCCTTCAGCGGCTGGTGACTGAGCCTCTTCACCATTTCCTCAGGGCCTCAGGGAAATGCCATTTGCGTTTCTCATTCTGCAGAagattttcattattaaacatgATGAATGACAACTATATGTGAAGAATTAAGAATTTGAATGAAATTTGAATACATTGCTAACCTTTAATCTCTTGGGTCTGAGGTCCTCCAGAGGCTCGTAAGTGTTATTGCCGGTTTCCGGATCAACTGAGTCCTTGTGCACAGGAATCAGCTCGTATGTGTTGTCTCCAGGGAGGTGACTGAAGAGGGCCAGACCAGCGACCTCAGCGTACGGTGACTCGCTGCTCTGCTCGGATGTCTCTGAGCTGGTCTCAGACACTGCACTGTGTGGGCAGCCAGATTTACCAGCTAGGTAATAAAGGGCAGGTTCTAGACCGCATGGGTCTAACCGTGGGAGACTGCGCGTGACTTGTCTGACGGGCTTGGGGGAAAGTCTTGGtggggtgtgtgggggtgtaGTCAACCTGAAAAAATGCTCCCCGTCAGAGCTGTAGTCCGGTCGAGACCTTCCATTGCTGCTCTCTGGCAGGCTGAGTTGGGGGTATAGAGACGATCCTTGTCCTGATGGAGGACTACACCGACTGATAGTCTGATTCTGGCTGGTGGATCTCTCGGGCCTTGCTGGATTGTCTCCAGGTAAATGGCCCTGAAAGATGTGCTGGGATCTTGGTTTATCCCTGGGTGACTGCTTCCTGAGCTGAGCGTACAAAACACCGTCCTGGTTGTGCGGCGGGCCGATGTCGAAGAGCCTGTTCCTCAGAGGCAAAGGCGGTACTTCCTGGTTGACACAACAAGCCATCTTTTTTAAAATCTGCTCAGAGTTACTGATTCTTCTTCATTTACTTAAACTGTACTCACCTCTAGTGTTCTGTTGCTCTGTCTTGGCTGGGTGCGTGGCCGCTCAGCGGGCAAGTCAATCCGTTGTTTTGGCACATTCTTGCCCGCTCTGACGAAAGCcacaggtttttctttttgagaGATCTGGATGGTATCGTACAGCTCTTCGTTCAGTACCTGCAtgaatgcaaaaaaacaaaaaaagtcagaCCTATTCATTCTGGATCAATTTTACCCAAAGAAAGTAACCAAAAATCACCTCAGAACAGGAAGATGTCAGAAATTCTCCAAACGGTTCGATGGGGCTCGACGTGTAGAAGTTTATTAGCAAATGTATCGTGTCATGTCCCTTATTGTCTCCGCAGACTACAAACTGCCCTTCTTCATTTTGGTTTATCACAAAGTGTCGACACCGATCTTGGCCtctgcaacaataaaaaaaacgtttgtttgAGTCTCAAGTCTCTGCGCAATACATCATTGTTCAGTTGATTCAATTTTGCgtcaaaaatatgaaaatgtatgcTTATTTCTCGGATTCTAAAAATCAAATGATAACAATTTGCATTGGAGTTAAGAGGAAGTTACTGAAATAatatagaaacacacaacaacccacacaacacaacacaatttttTCCCTAAGTCATTACTTACTTATAGGAGAGTATGTACCCGATGGCCTTATCACTGAGACGGACCAGGAAACAGCCCGGCTCCTTTTCTCTGAGTATGTCTTCAGCGGTGCTGTAGATAAAAgtagaaaagacacaaaagtTAATACTCAATACTTTTTTGTAAACATTCatgatgtaaatgttttaaaggAACAGAGGGGTAGattcaaaaagagaaagaaaggtgGCTTATGTCCAAAGAAAGTGAACACGCTTTCCTCAATCGATACTTACTTTCTGGTGATGAAGCCCAGGAACCAGGTGGGAAATAAACCATTTTGGACGATGTGGGGCACTTGAGTCTCTAGGAACCACTTTGATGCCAGTTCCCTCAGTTTTCCTTGGGCCACTTCAGCGTGAGAACTCCTGAGTTTTTCTCTGGGCTCCATCCTCACTCGGTCCTAATCAGAGCCGCACAGACATTCAGTGACGACAGCCTGTTTTTGTCTCCTAACATACAAAACAAGGCTCCACCAGaactcatttgtttattttccaggAGGTGTCAACCAGAAATTCAAAGCAGCTCGATGATCTCATCACTGCTACAGGAAAAACTGTTCACTGTTCGTCACATGTGCAACTTTTTAATACCGTATAACATGTATTAACTGTTTAATTACAAATCCATGCGGAATCCAAAATGTTCAAAGAACTCGCTGACTTTAAAAATAATGCTGTATTCCCTATTCATTCAAAGACTATCtaaatttaaatgataaaagtaGATTTAAAATAGTAAAATTTAAGTAATAGTAGACTTTCTCCCCTGCTGatgttatttgatttttttctttagatGAGATAAGTGAGTGTTTATTAAAGAAGTGTTCTTACCTTGAAGAAAAAATTCAGACAATTACTGAAGGAGGGTGATTTGGGATCCCTCGGCCCTGGGAAGATCTTTTCCAATCTGGGTTTTGGTCTCCCGTACAGTGCGCACCTCTCAACCTctaggaaaagaaaagaaatgaacactGATTCTTTCTCGTTTAGATATAAAGCTCTGATGCTGTTGTTTCTTGATAGAGTTCATACCTGCTCTTGAGACTGACCGTGTGGGGTTTGAACCTGGAGCCATTTCAGCAAACATTAAAAACCCTTCTCTCACCTTCTCATTAGCCTGTGATCTGCAATCAAAGGTGTTCTGAGGGAGTTCAACTCCAAACATGAGGAGATATAGACAGATGACATTTAGAATTACACACTTTTTTCCACCGGCTTGGAAAGCAGTGATGCTCGGCAATGACACAATAACAGTTTGTACGTCTCATTTGCATGAAAGAGGCGGCTGAACAAACAAGAGCTTCCTGAAGAGAGACGGAAAAAGAGCTGTACAGAAAATGTGGTTTGTGCACATGACTGCATTCATTTGCAGAGAGGAGGTTGTTTTACCCACAGACTGTTTGATTTACTGTAGTAATGGGAGCTGAGCTGCGTCACCATGTTGATCTCTTGTGTTCACCTCATTTGGTTTTACAATACATTCTGGTTATAGTTGTTGAGGCAGGTACGAAGGAGTGGAAATATCTTACAAAAACTTGCAAAGACATTGGAAGTCACAACCCAAATTAAATCAGATATTTTCCCAGCCATGTTTGTCATAAATACATACTCATACCCTCCACTGCTGAGAAAGCTTGTCATGATTCCCCTCCAGCAGTTCCAGCTCCATGGCGAGGAGCAGTATAGGAACTTCCTGTGGGGGAGAACAATAACCAGAAACAGTCTGTGTCATACTGAGCGGGATGAGACtggattttaatattgtaaatTCAACTGATAAAACATCTGCGATCAATGTGGTTTTGatagtgtttatgtttatattattaCAAAATACTTTCAATTTCAGTTAGAGGTTTGTGATCCACCCAAAATTCCCACTCTTCTCCCATCGGCCCCCTCGTTGAAGCTAAGGCCATAACACTTAAagatgtatttaatttattacagTCCTGCGAGGGACATAGTCacttgctttaaaaaaaaaaaaaaaattcagacgACTTCATCTTTCAATGCTATCATGACATGAAGAGGAAACAAATAGCAGCCCTACCACTAaggacatactgtacatacagttTGTTCCTTGTATGACTAAGTATTGCAACACACCAGGACATAGAATATCAAAATCATCTTTAAAGGCGCTGTCTTCTGGTTTTAAATGTCTCTGTGAGTCACCATCTGCTCCTCTGGGGGTGTGAACAGCTTTGGGGTCAAATGctgtctctgttgtgtttgtaaatTACCATATAATCACTATTTGTGTATATTATGTAAATGTACACATAATGAATTGTTAACAATGCAGAAGTAACATAGACGTACATGTTTTTCAACAGTTGCAGTGCAGTACAGTATTTTCTGATAGATGTAGAAAAAAGAGGCAGATTTGTCTCATTAGACAGTTGCCAGCCAGGAGGCGGTTTAAGATCTTTTTACAGTCTTGTGGCGACATACCCAAGAGGAGGATGTGGGTCTTTAGAAGGTCACAAGTCTGTTGATGCCTGTTAAATGTCAGAGCAAAAGCACCGCATCAGTTTTTCTTACACTTTCCTTTAAACCATGGGCAAAACTGCATTACAGTTATATAAAAGAGTTTGGGGACAATGTGTAGGTGCACTTCCAGACATAGACCACCTATCTACTATTCTTTCTCACATGAATCATGTTATAACAAGATTGCAACTCTAAAGCATCTTGAACAGCTTGTTCATCCAGTATCACACATGGTTAATTTTACGATTACATTTATCTATAGCTGTTTAGTTACAGGGGTACTTTACAGATTGAGACTATATCACTTCGAAGGTGCAGTAAAACTACAAAGTCTTGATGATGTTAGAGCTTGTATCATTAAACTGTTAAACTTAAGCATTTTAATATTAGTTACTTTTAGCTACTTTTCTCTCAACCTGTAGGAAACTTTGTAGAACTCAGTGGGGATTTCAGACGATACGCTGATTCAATTTTACAtcccacaaaacaaaaaactataaaagcaGGTAACAAgttaaatattttcatataaatactttatatttcatttcactttcagttaTCCCCTAGCATCAAAATGTAGTCTATTCgatttcttttttactttttgtgtATTATGTgtattattacctccaccaaaaAGGTCATGTTTTGGCCattgcgtttgtttgtttatttgttgattacacaaaaacaacactcaAATGCTATCCATTAAGTTTTGTGGATGGGTGGgccatgacccaaggaagaagaTATTTTATACAAATTTAATTATAACTTAactaattttttatatttttatataattacattttatttatactgAACGttaacatttgttattttttgcacATTGTTGTAATCAAAACtagaaaaataagaaacaagTCACCTTGCTGCTGTCGTTGTGAAACACAtgaatatatacagtctatggtgaaACAGCACCACCCAGCGGTGCTCCTGCCTCGCACACGAACTACACTACTGAAGTGAACTACATCTCCCGTGCTGCCCCGGGGCAGGAGGCAGAGAGTCATGCGGATGGAAGCAGCAGTGGGCATCCGCCGCTGCACAGAGAAgtcgaagaagaagaagaggaaagttgGGGAAAGATGCACGAAGAGGAGGATGGCAGCGGCGCGATCCCGGGCGCGGCCCCGCGGATCACCGCCGCCAGGTCCATGGACGTGGCCGAGGTGGAGGGCGCCAGGGAGCAGGCCTCCCGGCTGTGCGGCTACCTGAACAAGCTGTCCGGCAAGGGGCCGCTGAGGGGCTACAAGCCGAGGTGGTTCGTGTACGACCCGAGGAAGTGCTACTTGTACTACTTCAAGACTCCGCAGGACGCGCTGCCGCTGGGACACATCGAGGTGGGGGACGCGTGCTTCTGCTACGACGTGGAGGGGGACGAGGGACAGTTCGAGATCCGCACCGCCGGGAAGGAGTTCCTCCTGAAGGTAAGAGTTCCTCCTGAAGGTAGAGTTCCTCCTGAAGGTAGGAGCTGGAGGTGGGAGGGCTCCTCGCTGCATGAGGCTGTgattcctcacttcctcctctgaggGAGGGGACGCAGACACACCCATTCACACTGGGCACAGTCATCTGGTCTCACATCGTTTAGTCACTGTGAAGGAAATCTGCAAGTGTCATGTCTTCCAGATCCGTCTGTTTACTTTTAAACATAGTTTCAAGTGCACGTGAGCCCATAGATGTTATATAAAAGTGTCACAGCCATAGACTTAGAAGAGTCACAgccatagactttatataaaagtgTCACAGCCATAGACTCTATATAAAAGTGTCACAGCCATAGTCTCTATATAAAAGTGTCACAGCCATAGACCGTATACAAAAGTGTCACAGCCATAGACTTAGAAGAGTCACAgccatagactttatataaaagtgTCACAGccatagacagtatataaaagtGTCACAgtcatagactttatataaaagtgTCACAGCCATAGACGTTATATAAAAGTGTCACAgccatagattgtatataaaagTGTCACAGCCATAGTCTCTATATAAGTGTCATAgcaatagactgtatataaaagtgtcacagccatagactgtatataaaagtgTCACAgtcatagactttatataaaagtgtcacagccatagactgtatacaaaAGTGTCACAgtcatagactttatataaaagtgTCAGAgccatagactttatataaaagtgtcacagtcatagactgtatacaaaAGTGTCACAgccatagactttatataaaagtgTCACAGCCATAGACCTAAAAGAGTCACAgccatagactttatataaaagtgTCACAGCCATAGTCTCTATAAAAGTGTCTCTTGTGACGCCCCCCTCTGCTGCCTGCTGTCATGTGACTTGTGACCGGGGTCAGTGCCAAACCAGGGCCCTGTGGCCTCACTCCTCCCGGCTGCTGCCCAGGCTGGAGCAGATGGAGTGAATGGTTAACACCAGGCCCGCCTGCATGGCCTGAGGCAGGAACAGAGACTGAAACCAGGATCTGCGCCTCCTTCACGTGACAGATCTTTTTAGTAACCTGCTATTTAAACTGTTTCATAAGTTCAATTTGACTCCACAGCTGTTATCTTGCATCCAGACAGGATTTCGTTCCATTACtattgatgtgtgtttgtgtgagttgtCATTTAATCTTTGAACTCAAAACACCTACTGGGCAAACACTTGGCCCTCTGAGACTAATgggagtgtttgttttttatccgTAAGTGAATCACCTTTTGTGCTTTCAGgcatgcactgaagtctggagaTTCTCAGCACTTTCTCAGggggaggtgcatgtgtgaacgcacaAATGTCTGATTGAGAGCCTCTGGATTATCTGCAGGCTTTCTCTGTTTGGGGGGTTGTTGACGCTTCTAACACGCAACAGATGAAAAAttaacaagaaaacaaatatctcccggCGATAAAGGGGTGACGCACCTATaagacactgatgaagatgtctAGACAGTTTGTGATGATAAGAATTCGAATAACGAAATTCTCCTGACTTTATCCACAGGTCGTCTGAAAactcttgtttgtgttgttgtgattgtGTCTCCAGGCCCCCAGCAGGCAGGTGATGAACTTctggctccagcagctgcagcagaagcgTTGGGAGTACAGCAGCACCCGGAGCTCCGGTCAGAGAGACAGCTGGAGCTCCCCGACCCTGGCCTACCCTCCCACCGGCCTGGTCGGCAAAGACAATGgtaggcagacacacacacacaggtacacacagtgTGAATGTACTCAGCGGACACGTCCCTGCTCTGTTTCATCATGTCCAGGCACCAGCTGAAAGTAAACACCTCTATCTGATGGGTTGATGTTGACACAACTGCTGCAAACACCAGTCGAGTTATTTTGTGGCCAGGTTCCCAAGTTTTAACAGTGAGAGAATGTAGGAGTGGTTTTATCGAGCATTGATTAAATGAAAGATCAACACAGGTGGACAGAAAAGAGTTCACATAAGTTTTTTAATCtagtgtgtgtttaaaagtgAATGCATTGACAGAATCAAATACCATCAGCCTCAAGAGGAACTCTGGAGActtgggtctggactttctccagaggtttcctttcacacatgaacaacgcagaGAGAGATTCTCTGCGATCACAACTGAAACCAATCCTCCAGCTTGTTCTAGTGAGGGGTGGAGCAGCAAAGACAGATCATAGcatattaactctgctgcggagatcacacgtttttaatttaaaacatcatCAATTTGCTgatctccggagttcagtgctCTATCGTGTATCCTGCTTGCTGTTTGCAATGTTTACTCACAAACATCTGATGCTGAATCATGTCAGAATAAATCCAGACCAGTAGCATTTACAGTACAATGTATTTTTAGAGCTTCATAGAGCAacatgttacagagcatagTCTGATAAGGCTACGGCTTGCTTACACTGGAACTCAGGACAATGCGTCCTCAAGCATTTGGCAACTGTTGAATGTTGTTGTCGCACAATGATGTGAAAACTCCAGCAGGACGTTATTATCTAAGATTAGAATATTCCACATGCCTAAATTGAATTATGTTTATCTGGGATAAGATCAGAACATGCTGTTCACATGATAGTGTCGTATTAAGAATAATGTCTTAAAGGGATAGCTCACCccccaaaaatttaaattctctcattatctactcaccactgtgccgatggagggtgggtgaagggtttgactccacaaaacacttttggagtctcagggggaAACAGTGTTACAACCAAGTTAAAAAAGGCTGTTCAGGTTTGGAAGTGTGCATCTGTAAAACGATTTCAAATTACttaaattacaaacacacatttgtgatAACACACAAGTACGTACAAAGCGTTGTTGACATTTGCGACCACTTTCCTTTTAAAC
This window encodes:
- the LOC133008788 gene encoding SH2 domain-containing protein 7-like produces the protein MKFLYCSSPWSWNCWRGIMTSFLSSGGSQANEKVREGFLMFAEMAPGSNPTRSVSRAEVERCALYGRPKPRLEKIFPGPRDPKSPSFSNCLNFFFKDRVRMEPREKLRSSHAEVAQGKLRELASKWFLETQVPHIVQNGLFPTWFLGFITRNTAEDILREKEPGCFLVRLSDKAIGYILSYKGQDRCRHFVINQNEEGQFVVCGDNKGHDTIHLLINFYTSSPIEPFGEFLTSSCSEVLNEELYDTIQISQKEKPVAFVRAGKNVPKQRIDLPAERPRTQPRQSNRTLEEVPPLPLRNRLFDIGPPHNQDGVLYAQLRKQSPRDKPRSQHIFQGHLPGDNPARPERSTSQNQTISRCSPPSGQGSSLYPQLSLPESSNGRSRPDYSSDGEHFFRLTTPPHTPPRLSPKPVRQVTRSLPRLDPCGLEPALYYLAGKSGCPHSAVSETSSETSEQSSESPYAEVAGLALFSHLPGDNTYELIPVHKDSVDPETGNNTYEPLEDLRPKRLKNEKRKWHFPEALRKW